One Glycine max cultivar Williams 82 chromosome 6, Glycine_max_v4.0, whole genome shotgun sequence DNA segment encodes these proteins:
- the LOC100809904 gene encoding protein BIG GRAIN 1-like B, whose translation MYTTKREQQRFRFQNDSKTPSFSSTLLDKVYRSIDQSNDMKLYNETMGKKQSRVVVEEEEITAASIRRACLLEKWNRSEKVGTQWKTQTRWHHHRHHEHDQDVMFFSSTSSSSDSSSGLLSSSDTESLYGLRSKSRFSCFAPPRPKPVMTSASNEEGLRKSKSRALKIYNNLKKVKQPISPGGKLSNFLNSLLATGGSVKKTKTYDDTKAPKSGQDSTCSSASSFSRSCLSKATPSSSKDKLRDGVKRTVRFYPVSVILNEDSRPCGHKCLYEEDTRVMAWKIGRKKNEDEELRVVDNSRRVEEAAREFLKEYRRSQKKSDFINLRDFTNLDNDDDDDDAASCSSSDLFELDHLAVMGNNRYREDLPVYETTYVSTNRAIANGLI comes from the coding sequence ATGTACAcaacaaagagagaacaacaaaGGTTCAGGTTCCAAAACGACTCTAAAACCCCCTCCTTCTCTTCAACTCTACTCGATAAAGTCTACCGTTCCATCGACCAGAGCAACGACATGAAGCTCTACAACGAAACGATGGGGAAGAAACAGAGCAGAGTCGTCGTCGAAGAAGAAGAGATAACAGCTGCCAGCATTCGCCGCGCTTGTTTGCTTGAAAAATGGAATCGAAGCGAAAAGGTTGGAACTCAATGGAAAACACAAACGCGTTGGCATCATCATCGTCATCACGAACATGACCAGGACGTTATGTTCTTCAGTTCAACTTCGAGTTCCTCGGATTCTAGTTCTGGTTTGTTGTCCTCCTCTGACACGGAATCATTGTACGGACTGAGGTCGAAATCGCGATTTTCGTGTTTCGCGCCGCCGAGGCCGAAGCCAGTGATGACGTCAGCGAGCAATGAGGAGGGTCTAAGAAAGTCAAAATCGAGGGCGTTAAAGATTTACAACAATCTGAAGAAGGTGAAGCAACCCATCTCACCGGGGGGTAAGTTAAGTAATTTTCTTAACTCTCTGTTGGCGACAGGGGGGAGCGTAAAGAAAACCAAAACCTACGACGACACGAAAGCTCCCAAGTCGGGACAAGACTCCACGTGTTCCTCCGCTTCCTCCTTCTCGCGGTCTTGTTTGAGCAAGGCTACACCTTCCTCCTCTAAAGACAAGTTGCGAGATGGAGTTAAGCGAACGGTGCGTTTTTACCCCGTGAGTGTGATCCTGAACGAGGATTCTCGACCGTGTGGGCATAAGTGTTTGTATGAAGAGGACACGCGCGTAATGGCGTGGAAAATTGGGCgcaagaagaatgaagatgaagaattaAGGGTCGTGGATAACAGTAGGCGCGTGGAGGAGGCTGCTAGAGAGTTCTTGAAAGAGTATCGTCGAAGCCAGAAGAAGAGCGATTTCATTAATTTGAGGGATTTTACTAATTTGGATAatgacgatgatgatgatgatgcagCGAGTTGTTCAAGTTCGGATCTGTTCGAGCTTGATCACCTAGCGGTGATGGGAAATAATAGGTATCGTGAGGATCTTCCCGTTTACGAGACTACTTATGTTAGTACTAATCGCGCCATTGCTAATGGCCTCATATAA